Part of the Methanosphaera sp. WGK6 genome is shown below.
GTTATATTGCAGCACAATCAACAACACAGGCTGGTGCAACTGAAGCAATACCTTATATTGAGGATATTGATATTACAGAAATAATCAAAAGTCTTAAAAATTAAAAATAACAAAGTTAATTATTGTTATAAAACTAATAATGTATTATATAATATAGAATTCATAAAATTTATCAAATTTAAAGGAGAACTAAAATGTTACATGGAACAAAAGTTTTAAAAGAAGGTTTCGCTAAAATGACAAAAGGCGGAGTAATTATGGATGTAGTAAATGCAGAACAAGCAGCTATTGCTGAAGATGCAGGTGCAGTATCTGTAATGGCATTAGAAAGAGTTCCTTCTGATATAAGAAAAGCAGGTGGAGTAGCAAGAATGGCTGACCCATCAAAAGTAATTGAAATCATGGATGCAGTAGATATTCCAGTAATGGCAAAAGTAAGAATTGGTCACTTTGTAGAAGCACAAGTACTTGAATCATTAGGCGTAGATATGATTGATGAAAGTGAAGTATTAACACAAGCAGATGAAGATTTCCATATAGACAAAGAACAATTTACAATTCCATTTGTATGCGGGGCAAGAAACCTTGGTGAAGCTTTAAGAAGAGTAGATGAAGGAGCTGCAATGATTAGAACAAAAGGTGAAGCAGGTACAGGTAATGTTGTAGAAGCAGTAAGACATATGAGAGCAATTCAAGGTGCTATAAGAGAAATTCAAAATAAAACAGAAGAAGAATTATGGCAAGTAGCTCGTGAAATCAATGCACCAAGAGATTTAGTAAAATTAACCGCAGAAAAAGGAAGAATTCCTGTAGTAAATTTCTCTGCAGGTGGAATAGCAACACCAGCAGATGCAGCATTAATGATGCAATTAGGAGCAGATGGAGTATTTGTAGGATCAGGTATATTCAAATCAGAAAATCCTGAATTAGTAGCAAAAGCTGTAGTAGATGCAACTGCACACTATGATGATGCTGATTTAATAGCAGAAGTTTCAACAGATCTTGGAGCAGCAATGCCAGGATTAGATATTAATGAAATTCCTGAAGAAGAAAGATTACAAAACAGAGGAAATTACATATAACTCCTCTCCAAACTTCTTCTTTTCACCCACACTTTTTTCTAACTATTTTTATTTATATAAGTTTATACATAGTAATTA
Proteins encoded:
- the pdxS gene encoding pyridoxal 5'-phosphate synthase lyase subunit PdxS; translation: MLHGTKVLKEGFAKMTKGGVIMDVVNAEQAAIAEDAGAVSVMALERVPSDIRKAGGVARMADPSKVIEIMDAVDIPVMAKVRIGHFVEAQVLESLGVDMIDESEVLTQADEDFHIDKEQFTIPFVCGARNLGEALRRVDEGAAMIRTKGEAGTGNVVEAVRHMRAIQGAIREIQNKTEEELWQVAREINAPRDLVKLTAEKGRIPVVNFSAGGIATPADAALMMQLGADGVFVGSGIFKSENPELVAKAVVDATAHYDDADLIAEVSTDLGAAMPGLDINEIPEEERLQNRGNYI